Proteins from a genomic interval of Quercus robur chromosome 9, dhQueRobu3.1, whole genome shotgun sequence:
- the LOC126700664 gene encoding uncharacterized protein LOC126700664, protein MDDPAKQWARLSLKAKENQTIDLPPAVECNSRILVAKLFTKRKVNLEALTRTLRSMWRSIQTFEVRDLGSNTVLLIFEDESVPQKLMMQGLWTFDKYLIGLNKPLGEESVEDATFDRASFWVQMHNHPLCRIYTATVEQVDASTIGECRGRFLRVRIQLDINQPLCRGRMVNIGEAESQWVAFQYEKLLIFCYWCSVLNHDEKDCHLWTDGSATVRTEDQQYSAWLLTRPHHKSSTVTSG, encoded by the coding sequence ATGGATGACCCTGCAAAACAATGGGCACGACTGTCTCTCAAAGCCAAAGAAAACCAAACTATTGACCTCCCACCTGCAGTTGAATGTAACAGCCGCATCCTCGTCGCAAAACTCTTCACTAAAAGAAAGGTCAACTTGGAGGCTCTCACAAGAACCTTACGGAGTATGTGGCGCTCGATTCAGACTTTTGAAGTGCGAGACTTGGGATCCAATACAGTATTATTAATCTTTGAAGATGAGTCCGTTCCACAGAAGTTGATGATGCAGGGGCTGTGGACTTTTGACAAGTATTTGATTGGCTTGAATAAACCTTTGGGTGAAGAATCAGTGGAGGACGCTACATTTGATAGAGCGTCATTTTGGGTCCAGATGCATAACCATCCCCTTTGCAGAATTTATACAGCCACCGTCGAACAGGTTGACGCTTCCACCATTGGAGAATGTCGTGGCCGTTTTCTTCGGGTGCGAATCCAATTGGATATCAACCAACCTTTGTGCAGAGGACGCATGGTGAACATCGGCGAAGCGGAATCTCAGTGGGTGGCTTTCCAGTATGAGAAGCTTCTGATCTTCTGCTACTGGTGCAGCGTTCTTAATCACGATGAGAAAGACTGCCACCTTTGGACAGATGGTAGTGCGACTGTGAGAACTGAAGACCAGCAATACAGCGCGTGGTTACTTACGCGCCCCCACCATAAATCTTCAACAGTCACAAGTGGTTAA